From one Flavobacterium sp. N502536 genomic stretch:
- a CDS encoding DUF2306 domain-containing protein, producing MESQEIIQVLIYFHALFGAIALVSGFISLLSQKGKKTHKKLGKLFYYTMLLSAISALIISVLPQHQSPFLFSIGIFSSYFVLTGYRALRFKKNDVNLKNDKIISGIMMITGLIMILYNPIVHQTINIVLTAFGLVGLIFSSRDLILFKNKTRLKSVWLKLHLGKMLGGYISATTAFVVVNEFFPSFYGWFIPGTIGAFYIVYWMRKVNNKQTAIRIE from the coding sequence ATGGAGAGCCAAGAAATAATACAAGTCCTAATTTACTTTCATGCCCTGTTTGGCGCTATTGCGCTTGTTTCGGGATTCATCTCGTTACTCTCGCAAAAAGGAAAAAAAACGCATAAAAAACTCGGAAAACTCTTTTATTACACCATGCTTTTGTCGGCCATAAGTGCTTTGATTATTTCGGTTCTGCCTCAACATCAAAGTCCGTTTTTATTTTCAATTGGAATTTTTAGTTCCTATTTCGTACTAACAGGCTATAGGGCTTTGCGCTTTAAAAAGAATGATGTCAACCTGAAAAACGATAAAATCATTTCGGGAATTATGATGATTACGGGACTTATAATGATCCTGTACAATCCGATAGTGCATCAGACTATCAATATTGTTTTAACTGCTTTTGGTCTTGTTGGACTGATTTTTTCAAGCAGAGATTTAATACTGTTTAAAAATAAAACCAGACTTAAAAGTGTCTGGCTCAAATTGCATTTAGGAAAAATGCTCGGCGGTTATATTTCTGCCACAACCGCTTTTGTTGTCGTAAATGAATTTTTTCCCAGTTTTTATGGCTGGTTTATCCCCGGAACAATAGGAGCATTTTATATTGTTTACTGGATGAGAAAAGTCAATAACAAACAAACCGCAATAAGAATAGAATAG
- a CDS encoding PhzF family isomerase, giving the protein MKKRITYQIDSFTKEKFKGNPAGVVINADGMSDYEMQQIARELNNSETAFLFSPDSPDCDGIIRYFTPNTEVPICGHATIAAMYAKAIEEKLNSCILRYKTKVGILPFEIIRKNDDYQIVMTQGSFELSKPFNATITQKMLTALGVEQAEVDERCPIQIASTGHSKVMIGIKSRTKLNALTPNYTDLANLSQEINCNGYFVFTFDSDDTDVLTYGRMFAPGIGINEDPVTGNANGPLGGYLIQNKIVAFSGNEFQFNGRQGEKIDRLGVIQVRVTIDDNRPKLIQIKGDAVAVFRTEILL; this is encoded by the coding sequence ATGAAAAAACGAATAACCTATCAAATTGATTCCTTTACCAAAGAAAAATTCAAAGGAAACCCGGCAGGAGTTGTGATAAATGCAGATGGAATGAGTGATTATGAAATGCAGCAAATTGCCAGGGAACTAAATAACTCAGAAACGGCATTTCTTTTCTCTCCCGATAGTCCCGACTGCGATGGAATTATACGCTATTTTACACCAAATACCGAAGTTCCCATCTGCGGGCACGCCACAATTGCAGCCATGTACGCAAAGGCAATCGAAGAAAAACTGAACTCCTGTATTCTAAGATACAAAACAAAAGTTGGTATTCTCCCATTTGAAATCATCCGAAAAAATGACGATTATCAAATTGTAATGACACAGGGAAGCTTCGAACTTAGTAAACCCTTTAATGCAACGATCACACAAAAAATGTTAACGGCCTTAGGAGTGGAACAAGCAGAAGTAGATGAAAGATGCCCGATTCAAATTGCCTCTACAGGTCATTCTAAAGTAATGATCGGAATCAAAAGCAGAACAAAATTAAACGCTTTAACTCCTAACTATACTGATTTAGCCAACTTAAGCCAAGAGATTAACTGCAACGGTTATTTTGTTTTTACATTTGATTCTGACGATACAGATGTTTTGACCTATGGCCGAATGTTTGCACCCGGAATTGGTATAAATGAAGATCCTGTTACCGGAAATGCAAACGGACCTTTGGGTGGTTATTTGATTCAAAACAAAATTGTTGCTTTCAGTGGTAACGAATTTCAGTTTAACGGAAGACAAGGAGAAAAAATAGACCGTCTTGGAGTCATACAGGTTAGAGTGACAATTGACGATAATCGCCCAAAATTAATTCAAATCAAAGGGGATGCCGTTGCTGTTTTTAGAACCGAGATCCTTCTTTAG
- a CDS encoding GNAT family N-acetyltransferase, producing MEITAFRKSDYEPLRTLFLKERRRTFSWHDPSEFQLKDFDRDTKGELILVARENEVPVGFISIWMKDYFIHHLYVDEQYQAKGIGTELLKAAIKVTKLPLTLKCLENNSKAVAFYLKKGFWATERGQSEHGPYILFELNGNIN from the coding sequence ATGGAAATAACTGCCTTCCGAAAAAGCGACTACGAACCTTTAAGAACTTTATTCTTAAAGGAGAGACGACGCACTTTTTCGTGGCACGATCCTTCTGAATTTCAATTGAAAGATTTTGACCGGGATACTAAAGGTGAGTTGATTTTAGTGGCGCGAGAAAACGAAGTTCCTGTTGGCTTTATTTCGATCTGGATGAAGGATTATTTTATTCATCATTTATATGTCGACGAGCAATATCAGGCCAAAGGCATAGGAACCGAATTATTGAAAGCGGCAATCAAAGTAACCAAACTGCCCCTCACTTTAAAATGTTTAGAAAACAACTCCAAAGCCGTTGCCTTCTATCTCAAAAAAGGCTTTTGGGCCACCGAAAGAGGACAATCAGAACATGGCCCTTATATTTTATTTGAATTGAATGGAAATATAAATTAA
- a CDS encoding M14 family zinc carboxypeptidase, translated as MKKLFFVTVLLLTISFTALAQLKTPSEFIPNYGKQISYYHQVEDYFKYLTEQSQSIKKQKYGATNEQRDLNVYYISTPENLANLEQIRNNNLAAIGLSDQKSSGTDDKIIVWLSFNVHGNEFAGTESALTVAYELLNPSNETTKQWLKNTIVILDPCINPDGYSRYGNWLREISGKKTHPGLYDREHMEVWPGGRYNHYLFDLNRDWAWQTQTESQQRIKLYNQWMPQVHTDVHEMSYNSAYFFPPAAEPLHEFIEQYQKDFYTVLGKNISQKFDKQNWMYNTRERFDLFYPSYGDTYPTYNGAVGLTLEKGGIGAGREITMENGANVTIKDRLTHHATAVLTVVESAASQKEVLLKGFRDFHINARKKAKGVYNTYVLKSNPKLEQLTELLQKNNVEFSYADASTNASGFHYQTKKDESFKIEPNDLIIKADQPRSVLTQVLFEPNQKLNDSLSYDITAWALPLAYGVEGYAVKNSLPIKTKNKVETATKNIPESVYAFYVPWNNRTSAQVVSLLHQAGIKVRSAMKKAVFGTVTVEPGGLIISRADNPKLTDFEKTVSAIIKIKTDFSFISTGFSTNSKDIGGENFTLLKAPKILMLSGKGVVSTEFGATWFYLDETVAYPVSIVETANLNRVKLYNYNTLILSDGSYELAEDQKKQIDEWVKNGGKVIAMANAISVFQDRDGYALSQFASKEDKEKSEKEEKELELKKRFLDFEGSERRGISGSIPGAIIENKLDKTYPMAFGLGNTYFSLKSNERSFSLLKKAINVAYIPKGYLSYGFVGNDIRKKLDETVSFAVDKRGDGTVIYMMDNPLFRGFWENGILLFSNALFLVP; from the coding sequence ATGAAGAAACTATTCTTTGTAACAGTTCTGCTGTTAACCATTTCTTTTACTGCTTTGGCGCAATTAAAAACGCCTTCAGAATTTATTCCGAATTACGGAAAACAAATTAGTTATTACCATCAGGTCGAAGATTATTTTAAGTACCTGACGGAACAATCCCAATCGATCAAAAAGCAGAAGTACGGGGCAACCAACGAGCAGCGAGATCTGAATGTGTATTATATTTCGACGCCCGAAAACTTGGCCAATCTGGAACAAATCAGAAACAATAATTTAGCGGCAATCGGATTATCGGATCAAAAAAGTAGCGGGACCGATGATAAAATTATCGTCTGGTTGAGTTTTAATGTTCACGGAAATGAATTTGCCGGAACCGAAAGCGCTTTAACCGTGGCCTACGAGCTGTTGAATCCGTCAAATGAAACCACTAAACAATGGCTCAAAAATACCATTGTCATTCTTGATCCCTGCATTAATCCCGATGGCTATTCAAGATACGGAAACTGGCTAAGAGAGATTTCGGGTAAAAAAACACATCCGGGTTTGTACGACAGAGAACATATGGAAGTTTGGCCGGGCGGAAGATACAACCACTATCTTTTTGATTTGAACCGCGATTGGGCCTGGCAAACACAAACCGAATCCCAACAGCGTATTAAACTGTACAACCAGTGGATGCCGCAGGTACACACCGATGTACATGAAATGAGTTACAATTCAGCCTACTTTTTTCCTCCGGCTGCAGAACCTTTGCATGAATTTATCGAACAATATCAGAAGGATTTTTATACGGTTTTGGGGAAAAATATTTCGCAGAAATTTGACAAGCAAAACTGGATGTACAATACCAGAGAGCGATTTGATTTGTTTTATCCGAGTTACGGAGACACTTATCCCACGTACAATGGTGCGGTTGGTCTAACGCTGGAAAAAGGCGGGATAGGCGCAGGGCGTGAAATAACCATGGAAAATGGTGCAAATGTTACGATAAAAGACCGACTAACCCATCATGCAACTGCAGTTTTGACCGTGGTAGAAAGTGCCGCTTCGCAAAAAGAAGTATTGCTTAAAGGGTTTAGAGATTTTCATATCAATGCCCGTAAAAAAGCCAAAGGTGTTTACAATACTTATGTGTTGAAAAGCAATCCTAAACTGGAGCAGTTGACAGAATTGCTTCAAAAAAACAATGTTGAATTTAGTTATGCTGATGCCTCCACGAATGCCTCGGGATTTCATTATCAAACCAAGAAAGACGAGAGTTTTAAAATAGAACCCAACGATTTAATCATTAAAGCCGACCAGCCGAGATCGGTTTTAACACAGGTATTGTTTGAACCCAATCAAAAATTAAACGATAGTTTGTCGTATGATATTACAGCCTGGGCTTTGCCTTTGGCGTATGGTGTTGAAGGGTATGCGGTTAAAAATAGTCTTCCGATCAAAACAAAGAATAAAGTGGAGACCGCGACTAAAAACATCCCGGAATCGGTATATGCTTTTTATGTACCGTGGAATAACAGGACTTCGGCGCAGGTAGTTTCCTTATTGCATCAGGCGGGAATAAAAGTACGATCGGCCATGAAAAAAGCGGTTTTCGGAACGGTTACCGTTGAACCAGGCGGATTAATTATAAGTAGAGCCGATAATCCAAAACTAACTGATTTTGAAAAAACGGTGAGTGCGATTATTAAAATCAAAACCGATTTTAGTTTTATAAGCACAGGATTTTCGACAAATTCGAAAGATATTGGAGGAGAGAATTTTACTTTGCTTAAAGCTCCAAAAATATTAATGCTATCCGGAAAAGGGGTGGTTTCAACAGAGTTTGGTGCGACCTGGTTTTATCTCGATGAAACGGTTGCTTATCCGGTGAGTATAGTAGAGACGGCCAATCTGAACCGCGTTAAATTATACAATTACAACACTTTGATACTGTCAGACGGAAGTTATGAATTGGCCGAAGACCAGAAAAAACAAATCGATGAATGGGTAAAAAATGGTGGAAAAGTTATCGCCATGGCCAATGCAATTTCAGTATTTCAGGATCGCGACGGTTATGCTTTGAGTCAGTTTGCAAGTAAAGAAGACAAAGAGAAATCGGAAAAAGAAGAGAAAGAGCTTGAGCTTAAAAAGCGTTTTCTGGATTTTGAAGGTTCGGAACGAAGAGGAATTTCGGGTTCGATTCCCGGAGCAATAATCGAGAATAAACTCGACAAAACCTATCCAATGGCTTTCGGATTAGGAAATACCTATTTCAGTCTTAAAAGCAACGAAAGATCGTTCTCGTTACTCAAAAAAGCGATTAATGTGGCGTATATCCCAAAAGGGTATTTAAGTTACGGATTTGTGGGTAATGACATCCGAAAAAAACTGGACGAAACGGTAAGTTTTGCCGTAGATAAAAGGGGTGACGGCACGGTAATTTATATGATGGATAATCCGCTTTTCAGAGGCTTTTGGGAAAATGGAATTTTGTTATTCAGCAATGCCCTTTTTCTAGTTCCCTAA
- a CDS encoding SRPBCC family protein — protein MSATNFTTTILVDQSPQEVFKAVTNVRGWWSEEIEGNTAQINDEFDYHYEDIHRCKVKLIEVIPNQKIVWLVENNYFKFTKDETEWTNTRPTFEISEKNGKTELRFTHVGLVPDYECFEICRGAWTNYIGNSLLKLITTGKGEPNATGKPQTENEKKLSEKP, from the coding sequence ATGAGTGCAACAAATTTTACCACAACTATACTAGTAGATCAGTCACCACAAGAAGTTTTTAAGGCTGTTACAAATGTCCGCGGCTGGTGGTCGGAAGAAATCGAAGGGAATACAGCTCAAATAAACGATGAGTTTGACTATCATTACGAAGACATTCATCGCTGCAAAGTAAAACTAATAGAAGTGATTCCGAATCAGAAAATTGTCTGGCTGGTAGAGAACAACTATTTCAAATTTACAAAAGATGAAACGGAATGGACCAATACCCGCCCTACTTTTGAGATTTCAGAAAAAAACGGAAAAACCGAACTTCGTTTTACCCATGTAGGTTTGGTACCCGACTACGAATGTTTTGAAATTTGCAGAGGTGCCTGGACCAATTACATCGGGAATAGTCTGCTTAAACTAATTACTACCGGAAAAGGAGAACCTAACGCAACCGGAAAGCCTCAGACCGAAAACGAGAAAAAACTATCTGAAAAACCATAG
- a CDS encoding aspartate/glutamate racemase family protein, whose product MKKIGLVGGISWVSTIDYYKLINEGVNKKLGGLQFAECLIYSLNFGDVQEKTWAHSYELLLNACLNLKKSGVDAIVLCANTAHMFANEIEKEIALPLIHIGTETARVISKEKITTIGLLGTSFSMEMDFYKDRLKSFGLNVLIPEQQETRNYIQHVLKEELGRGIINPDSKQNYINIANELISRGAEGIILGCTEIPLLLNQSDFSVPIFDTTKIHSEAIVDFILS is encoded by the coding sequence ATGAAAAAAATAGGCCTTGTAGGCGGAATCAGCTGGGTTTCTACCATAGATTATTACAAATTAATTAACGAAGGTGTTAATAAAAAACTTGGCGGACTACAATTTGCCGAATGTCTTATATATTCTTTGAATTTTGGTGATGTTCAGGAAAAAACCTGGGCTCATTCTTATGAGCTTCTGTTGAATGCCTGCTTAAATTTGAAGAAAAGCGGTGTTGACGCTATCGTATTGTGCGCAAACACAGCACATATGTTTGCCAATGAAATTGAAAAAGAAATTGCATTACCGCTGATTCACATCGGGACCGAGACTGCCAGAGTTATATCAAAAGAAAAAATCACAACAATTGGACTTTTAGGAACCTCATTTTCGATGGAAATGGATTTTTATAAAGATCGTCTGAAAAGTTTTGGGTTAAACGTGCTTATTCCCGAGCAACAGGAAACCCGAAATTACATTCAGCATGTTCTCAAAGAAGAACTCGGAAGAGGTATTATCAACCCCGACTCCAAACAGAATTATATCAATATTGCAAACGAACTCATTTCGCGAGGCGCGGAAGGCATCATTCTGGGCTGTACCGAAATTCCATTGCTCCTGAATCAGTCTGACTTTTCTGTTCCTATTTTTGATACCACAAAAATACATTCTGAAGCCATTGTCGACTTTATATTGTCTTAA
- a CDS encoding ester cyclase translates to MSKTKKEIARDFLKLAANGHSHEAFRLHVGENFKHHNAYFKGDADTLMLAMEESTRKNPNKTFTIHHILEDQNLVAVHSHLKQTPTDIGFVVIHILRFESDKIVELWDLGQSIPTEIVNENGMF, encoded by the coding sequence ATGAGTAAGACTAAGAAAGAAATCGCCCGCGACTTTTTAAAACTTGCCGCAAACGGGCATTCGCACGAAGCTTTTCGTCTTCATGTTGGCGAAAATTTCAAACATCACAATGCCTATTTTAAAGGAGATGCCGATACTTTGATGCTCGCAATGGAAGAATCGACCCGAAAAAACCCTAATAAAACCTTTACCATTCACCATATACTCGAAGATCAAAATCTGGTTGCTGTGCATTCGCATTTAAAACAGACTCCCACTGATATCGGTTTTGTAGTGATACACATTCTTCGGTTTGAATCGGACAAAATTGTAGAGCTTTGGGACTTAGGGCAGTCCATTCCAACCGAAATAGTGAATGAAAACGGCATGTTTTAA
- a CDS encoding serine hydrolase domain-containing protein, with the protein MNTIRKISTLLCFLFLFSNCNLVAQKKDKLSSQIDSILKNASPVFNGVVLISKKGKTIYSKAQGFENFETKRPLTINSHFEIMSNGKQITAVLILLEVEKGKINLNDPIKKYLPDLTQSWADSVTVQQLLNHSHGITSLQKPLAFPPGTDFKYGDLSFSLLGKIVANTTKKSYSENANLLFKKLKMKNTFVYDAAKNQNIVSGYINKNGVFELAKNSKITPESLGADGIVSTVNDLDLWNENLHKGKILRPKTYQLMITSKITSQHNFFGKEKEGYGSGIRIIQKETVKYLGHTGLGDGFSSVNLYFPESETTVIILENQMNTEPNLFYASEFKIKNAVLNSNLLNP; encoded by the coding sequence ATGAATACGATTCGAAAAATTTCAACACTACTCTGTTTTCTATTTCTATTTTCAAACTGCAATTTGGTCGCGCAGAAAAAAGACAAGCTCTCATCTCAAATTGACAGTATTCTTAAAAATGCTTCTCCCGTTTTTAATGGAGTCGTTCTGATTTCAAAAAAGGGAAAAACAATCTATTCGAAAGCACAGGGTTTTGAAAATTTTGAAACCAAAAGGCCTTTAACCATCAACAGTCACTTTGAAATTATGTCGAACGGCAAACAAATTACGGCCGTTTTGATTTTACTCGAAGTTGAAAAAGGAAAAATAAACCTGAATGATCCAATCAAAAAATACCTGCCGGACTTAACCCAATCCTGGGCCGACTCCGTAACCGTTCAGCAGCTGTTAAACCACAGTCACGGCATTACAAGTTTGCAAAAACCTCTGGCTTTTCCTCCCGGAACTGATTTTAAGTATGGAGATCTCAGTTTTAGTCTGCTTGGTAAAATTGTGGCAAACACCACTAAAAAAAGTTATTCCGAAAATGCGAATTTGCTTTTCAAAAAACTAAAGATGAAAAATACTTTTGTCTACGATGCTGCTAAAAATCAAAATATAGTGTCGGGATATATAAATAAAAACGGCGTTTTTGAATTGGCAAAAAATTCTAAAATCACCCCTGAAAGCTTAGGTGCTGATGGGATTGTCTCCACGGTAAACGATCTGGACCTTTGGAACGAAAATCTTCATAAAGGGAAAATTCTCCGACCGAAAACGTATCAGTTAATGATTACTTCAAAGATTACTTCACAGCATAATTTCTTCGGGAAAGAAAAAGAAGGATATGGTTCCGGGATACGCATTATCCAAAAAGAAACCGTAAAATATTTAGGGCACACTGGTTTAGGGGATGGTTTTTCTTCCGTAAATTTGTACTTCCCCGAATCTGAAACAACTGTCATTATTCTAGAAAATCAAATGAATACAGAGCCTAATTTGTTTTATGCATCTGAATTCAAAATCAAAAATGCAGTCTTAAACAGTAATTTATTAAATCCATAA
- a CDS encoding DUF1801 domain-containing protein, translating to MAKNKTTATESSVVDFVNAIDDEVKRNDAFELIKIMQNISGFEAKMWGPSIIGFGSYHYKYASGHEGDAPLAGFSPRKAAISLYVYLSDKKREELLSKLGKHTAAKACIYIKKLSDVDLEIVKEMIKISLELTLKLYPPQQK from the coding sequence ATGGCAAAAAATAAAACTACAGCAACCGAAAGCAGTGTCGTTGATTTTGTAAATGCGATTGATGACGAAGTTAAAAGAAATGATGCTTTTGAACTCATTAAAATCATGCAGAACATAAGTGGTTTTGAAGCCAAAATGTGGGGACCAAGCATTATTGGCTTTGGCAGTTATCATTACAAATATGCCAGCGGTCACGAAGGCGATGCTCCTCTTGCAGGATTCTCCCCAAGAAAAGCCGCAATCTCGCTCTATGTTTATCTATCGGATAAAAAACGAGAAGAACTTCTTTCAAAATTAGGAAAACACACGGCTGCAAAAGCTTGTATTTATATCAAAAAACTAAGCGATGTTGATCTCGAAATTGTTAAAGAAATGATTAAAATATCGCTTGAACTGACACTAAAACTTTATCCACCACAGCAAAAATGA
- a CDS encoding MBL fold metallo-hydrolase produces MITPILIVLLVLAITLYFFLQHPKFGKAPSGERLALIQKSPQYKNGKFENQNFTPELAEGYGYSKVLYDFFFKKVDRKIPSDFIPSVKTNLLTLAPEKDALVWFGHSSYFIQLEGKRFLIDPVFSGNASPIPGTTKAFKGTDIYTVDDLPEIDYLLITHDHYDHLDYDTILQLKPKTKKVICSLGVGSHFEFWGFPKENIIEKDWFEKVELDQNLTLYTTPSRHFSGRSFKRCNTLWSSFVLEARDFKMYLGGDSGYDTHFKEIGTQFGPFDLALIDNGQYNPAWKYIHNLPEDVIKAMQDLKAKRVFPVHSAKFSLALHSWDEPLKKVTELNDLSANPIPLITPMIGELVDLKNGKQPFQQWWKGIH; encoded by the coding sequence ATGATCACACCCATACTTATTGTACTTCTCGTTTTAGCCATTACGCTTTACTTTTTTCTACAGCATCCAAAATTTGGAAAAGCCCCCTCAGGAGAACGATTGGCACTGATTCAGAAATCGCCTCAGTATAAAAACGGTAAATTTGAAAATCAGAATTTTACACCGGAACTTGCAGAAGGTTACGGATACTCGAAAGTACTTTATGATTTTTTCTTCAAGAAAGTAGACCGAAAAATTCCGTCCGACTTCATACCGTCAGTCAAAACCAATTTATTGACACTCGCTCCTGAAAAAGATGCGCTGGTTTGGTTTGGGCATTCTTCCTATTTTATTCAGCTTGAAGGAAAACGTTTTTTAATCGACCCTGTTTTTAGCGGAAACGCCTCCCCGATTCCCGGCACCACAAAAGCATTTAAAGGAACCGATATTTACACGGTCGATGATCTTCCTGAAATTGATTATTTACTGATCACACACGATCATTACGATCATCTGGATTATGATACCATCCTGCAATTAAAACCTAAGACAAAAAAAGTAATTTGCTCCCTTGGCGTGGGGTCACACTTTGAGTTTTGGGGATTTCCAAAGGAAAACATCATCGAAAAAGACTGGTTTGAAAAAGTCGAACTCGATCAGAATTTAACGCTTTATACCACTCCTTCAAGGCATTTTTCGGGCAGAAGTTTTAAGCGCTGTAACACGCTTTGGAGTTCGTTTGTTTTAGAAGCCAGAGATTTTAAAATGTATTTGGGCGGTGACAGTGGTTATGATACACACTTTAAAGAAATTGGGACTCAATTTGGTCCTTTCGACCTTGCCCTTATCGACAACGGTCAATACAATCCGGCCTGGAAGTACATTCATAATTTACCCGAAGATGTAATCAAAGCCATGCAGGATCTGAAGGCAAAAAGAGTATTTCCGGTACATTCGGCTAAATTCTCACTCGCCCTTCATTCTTGGGATGAGCCTTTAAAAAAAGTGACCGAATTAAACGATTTATCTGCGAATCCAATTCCATTAATTACTCCAATGATTGGAGAATTAGTCGATTTAAAAAATGGAAAACAGCCCTTCCAGCAATGGTGGAAAGGGATCCACTAA
- a CDS encoding GNAT family N-acetyltransferase, translating into MENSPSSNGGKGSTKPILSINTLKRMTPSTYTIRNAFSSEFEEIGKLLISVYSQLEGFPKENEQPNYYKMLANIGDFTHYPQTELLVAVDENNTLFGAVIYFNDMQYYGSGGIATQEQNSAGFRLLGVATTARGKGIGKLLTQECIEKAALNKRGQVIIHSTLAMKTAWEMYEKLGFKRSEDLDFMQGELAVFGFRLPLLS; encoded by the coding sequence ATGGAAAACAGCCCTTCCAGCAATGGTGGAAAGGGATCCACTAAACCCATACTTAGCATTAATACCCTAAAAAGAATGACTCCATCCACTTATACCATCCGAAATGCTTTTTCTTCAGAATTTGAAGAAATTGGAAAATTACTTATCAGCGTTTATTCGCAATTGGAGGGGTTCCCTAAAGAAAATGAACAGCCTAATTATTATAAAATGCTGGCCAATATTGGTGATTTTACCCATTACCCCCAAACAGAACTTTTAGTTGCGGTTGATGAAAACAACACCCTCTTTGGTGCAGTAATTTACTTTAACGACATGCAATACTATGGCTCTGGTGGCATTGCTACTCAGGAACAAAACTCAGCCGGATTTCGATTGCTGGGAGTCGCCACAACTGCAAGAGGAAAAGGCATTGGTAAACTTTTAACGCAGGAATGCATTGAGAAAGCAGCCCTTAACAAACGCGGGCAAGTGATCATTCACTCTACTTTAGCCATGAAAACAGCCTGGGAAATGTATGAGAAATTGGGTTTCAAAAGATCCGAAGATTTAGATTTTATGCAGGGAGAACTGGCTGTATTTGGCTTTCGCCTGCCCCTTCTTTCCTAA
- a CDS encoding GNAT family N-acetyltransferase, whose amino-acid sequence MNTALLNLQPEILEDDLTQLIPLQESDFEKLYQVASDPLIWEQHPNKNRYEKEVFQNFFEGAMESKGAFLILDKTTGEIAGSTRFYEYDPENKTVFIGYTFYGRKFWGTGFNAQVKKMMLNYAFKAVDKVQFHIGAENYRSQKAIEKLGAVKVEELEVAYYNEPSRHNFVYEIKK is encoded by the coding sequence ATGAATACCGCTCTATTAAACCTACAGCCTGAAATTTTAGAAGATGACTTAACCCAATTAATTCCGCTGCAGGAAAGTGATTTTGAAAAACTCTATCAAGTGGCTTCAGATCCTTTGATTTGGGAACAGCATCCGAATAAAAACCGCTATGAAAAAGAAGTCTTTCAAAATTTCTTTGAAGGTGCCATGGAAAGCAAAGGAGCTTTTTTAATACTGGATAAAACGACAGGCGAAATAGCCGGAAGTACCCGATTTTATGAATATGACCCCGAAAATAAAACTGTTTTTATCGGCTATACCTTTTACGGAAGAAAATTCTGGGGCACCGGATTTAACGCACAGGTGAAGAAAATGATGCTGAATTATGCTTTTAAAGCGGTTGATAAAGTTCAATTTCACATTGGAGCAGAAAACTACCGTTCGCAAAAAGCCATAGAAAAATTGGGCGCTGTAAAAGTGGAAGAATTAGAAGTTGCCTATTATAATGAACCTTCCCGACATAATTTTGTTTACGAAATAAAAAAATAA
- a CDS encoding TIGR00730 family Rossman fold protein, whose product MKRITVFCGSSFGTDEIYKEQATLLGKTLAKQEIELVYGGANLGLMGAVADGVLNEGGRAIGVLPNFLRSKEIAHLGLTDLIVVESMHERKTKMNDLCDGVIALPGGFGTLEELFEMLTWGQLGLHKKPIAILNINGFYDSLIELTKVMVEKGLLKAVNQQMLLVSDNIEDLLTQMKNYIPPTTGKWIDKTQS is encoded by the coding sequence ATGAAAAGAATAACTGTTTTCTGCGGTTCGAGTTTTGGAACCGATGAAATTTACAAAGAACAGGCAACCCTGCTCGGAAAAACTTTAGCCAAACAAGAGATAGAACTGGTTTATGGCGGAGCAAATCTGGGGTTAATGGGTGCTGTGGCCGATGGTGTTTTAAACGAAGGCGGAAGAGCGATTGGTGTCCTGCCTAATTTTTTAAGATCGAAAGAAATTGCACATTTAGGTCTGACCGACTTGATTGTAGTAGAAAGCATGCACGAAAGAAAGACCAAAATGAACGATTTATGCGACGGCGTTATTGCTTTACCGGGCGGCTTTGGAACCCTTGAGGAACTTTTTGAAATGCTTACCTGGGGACAATTGGGGTTGCACAAAAAACCAATCGCCATCCTGAACATCAATGGTTTTTATGATTCGCTGATTGAATTAACGAAAGTTATGGTAGAGAAAGGTTTGCTAAAAGCTGTCAATCAACAAATGCTGCTGGTAAGTGATAACATCGAGGATTTACTAACTCAAATGAAAAATTACATCCCGCCAACCACCGGGAAATGGATTGATAAAACACAATCCTAG